In Niveispirillum cyanobacteriorum, the following proteins share a genomic window:
- a CDS encoding efflux RND transporter periplasmic adaptor subunit, producing the protein MAMDRRIEKTGLQKHKKAIAGAAIALLVGAGGLYMAFGGTGGQTVRVAEDRLIVSTVNQGQFEDFIPVRGSVEPLTSIFLDSVEGGRVERRFAEAGQFVKAGQPLLELTNTDLQLEVISREAQVIEQLNQLRTVELNLEVSRLNNRQALVEVEYKLVQLKRTLDRRAELIKTKAISQAQYDEAQDEYTYLQRRREVLKETQTVTDRLRDEQFGKLKESTGKLQENLEFARRNLDNLIVKAPVDGQLTSLEAEVGQNKTRGERLGRIDRMDGFKVVAQVDEFYLPRLATGQTAEAAIGSGTYMLRVAKIFPQVRDGQFKVELEFASEAPKDIRPGQSLQLRLKLGDTTTALLIPNGAFYQDTGGAWLFVVGSDGKYATKRSVQLGRRNAQVIEVKSGLDKGERVVTSAYGDMIRMDRIQLN; encoded by the coding sequence ATGGCGATGGATCGCCGGATCGAGAAGACGGGTCTCCAGAAGCACAAGAAGGCCATTGCCGGGGCGGCCATCGCCCTGCTGGTGGGGGCCGGCGGCCTTTATATGGCTTTCGGTGGTACGGGTGGGCAGACGGTGCGCGTGGCGGAAGATCGCCTGATCGTCTCCACCGTCAATCAGGGCCAGTTTGAGGATTTCATCCCCGTGCGCGGTTCGGTTGAACCGCTGACCAGCATCTTCCTGGACAGTGTTGAGGGTGGCCGTGTGGAACGCCGCTTCGCCGAGGCCGGGCAGTTCGTGAAGGCGGGCCAGCCCTTGCTGGAACTGACCAATACCGACTTGCAGCTGGAGGTGATCAGCCGTGAAGCGCAGGTGATCGAGCAGCTGAACCAACTGCGCACGGTGGAACTGAACCTGGAGGTCTCCCGCCTCAACAACCGCCAGGCGCTGGTGGAGGTGGAATACAAGCTGGTGCAGTTGAAGCGCACGCTGGACCGCCGCGCCGAACTGATCAAGACCAAGGCCATCAGTCAGGCGCAGTATGACGAGGCCCAGGACGAATATACCTACCTTCAGCGCCGCCGCGAGGTCCTGAAGGAGACACAGACCGTCACCGACCGCCTGCGCGATGAACAGTTCGGCAAGCTGAAGGAGAGCACCGGGAAATTGCAGGAGAACCTGGAATTTGCCCGCCGCAACCTGGACAACCTGATCGTCAAGGCGCCGGTCGACGGCCAGCTGACCTCGCTGGAGGCCGAAGTCGGCCAGAACAAGACGCGCGGTGAGCGTCTGGGCCGCATCGACCGGATGGACGGGTTCAAGGTGGTGGCGCAGGTCGATGAATTCTACCTGCCGCGTCTGGCCACAGGCCAGACGGCGGAAGCCGCCATCGGGTCCGGCACTTACATGCTGCGCGTGGCCAAGATATTCCCGCAGGTGCGCGATGGTCAGTTCAAGGTCGAACTGGAATTCGCCAGCGAGGCGCCCAAGGACATCCGTCCGGGTCAGAGCCTGCAACTGCGTCTGAAGCTGGGTGACACGACCACGGCGCTGCTGATCCCCAACGGTGCCTTCTATCAGGATACGGGCGGGGCCTGGCTGTTCGTCGTCGGTTCCGACGGCAAATACGCCACCAAGCGCTCTGTGCAGTTGGGCCGCCGCAATGCCCAGGTGATCGAGGTGAAAAGCGGTCTGGACAAGGGTGAACGGGTGGTCACGTCAGCCTATGGCGACATGATCCGCATGGACCGTATCCAGTTGAATTGA
- a CDS encoding DUF2141 domain-containing protein, whose amino-acid sequence MRRVLLSAFALSFLAAAMAPASMAADVTVIVSDAEPNGRGVFVQLCTQEEFLKRCTLRDKAAAKDDKVTFVFKDVPPGAYAATAFQDVNDNAKLDRGMFGAPSEPWAVSRDAKGRMGPPVFEDAKVEVTDKPLTLEMDLD is encoded by the coding sequence ATGCGCCGCGTCTTGCTTTCCGCTTTCGCCCTTTCCTTTCTCGCCGCCGCCATGGCCCCGGCGTCGATGGCCGCCGATGTCACGGTGATTGTCTCCGACGCCGAACCCAATGGCCGTGGCGTGTTCGTGCAGCTCTGCACGCAGGAGGAATTCCTGAAACGCTGCACCCTGCGCGACAAGGCGGCGGCGAAAGACGACAAGGTCACGTTTGTCTTTAAGGACGTGCCGCCGGGCGCCTATGCCGCCACCGCCTTTCAGGACGTGAACGACAATGCCAAGCTGGACCGGGGCATGTTCGGCGCGCCCAGCGAACCCTGGGCCGTCAGCCGGGATGCCAAGGGCCGCATGGGGCCGCCCGTCTTTGAGGATGCCAAGGTGGAGGTCACTGACAAGCCCCTGACCCTGGAAATGGACCTGGATTGA
- a CDS encoding aspartate/glutamate racemase family protein — protein sequence MRRIGIIGGMSWESTQLYYRLINERVRAVQGGLSSAPLLVHSVDFAPVAAMQVAGDWDGLTAMMVGAARDLKAAGAGALAIATNTMHKMADEVVAATGLPLIHIADVTAAAVRAAGLSRVALLATRFTMEQDFYRTRLSAGGLDILTPDEADRAEVHRVIYEELCRGEAKDASRDSYRRIIAGLRAAGAQGVILGCTEITMLIGPQDTDLPLFDTTAIHAAAIADWIFSTE from the coding sequence ATGCGGCGCATCGGTATCATCGGCGGCATGAGCTGGGAATCCACCCAGCTTTACTATCGGCTGATCAATGAACGGGTGCGCGCGGTGCAGGGGGGCCTTTCTTCGGCCCCGCTGCTGGTCCATTCAGTTGATTTCGCCCCCGTCGCCGCGATGCAGGTGGCGGGCGACTGGGATGGGCTGACCGCCATGATGGTGGGGGCCGCGCGCGACCTGAAGGCGGCGGGGGCAGGGGCGCTGGCCATCGCCACCAACACCATGCACAAGATGGCGGATGAGGTGGTGGCCGCCACCGGCCTGCCGCTTATCCATATCGCCGATGTGACGGCAGCGGCGGTCCGCGCCGCCGGCCTGTCGCGTGTGGCGCTGCTGGCCACCCGTTTCACCATGGAACAGGATTTCTACCGCACCCGCCTGTCCGCCGGCGGCCTGGATATCCTGACCCCGGACGAGGCCGACCGGGCGGAGGTTCACCGCGTCATCTATGAGGAACTGTGCCGGGGGGAGGCCAAGGACGCTTCCCGCGACAGCTACAGACGCATCATCGCGGGACTGCGGGCGGCAGGCGCCCAGGGGGTGATCCTGGGCTGTACCGAAATCACGATGCTGATCGGGCCGCAGGACACCGACCTGCCCCTGTTCGACACGACCGCCATCCATGCGGCGGCGATTGCCGATTGGATTTTCAGTACTGAATAA
- a CDS encoding DUF2948 family protein, whose product MSAAVRLRAVDADDLRVVSALLQDAIISIADLAFLPEDRMFVLMASRYQWEGPAPDGGPTPDEGGEGPTRIRCAVRFTGVEKVRRRGVDLTRRGQFLSLLALEPLEGALLLRLSGDADIRLEGGAIECRIEDQGEPWPASRRPDHPVA is encoded by the coding sequence ATGAGTGCGGCGGTACGGCTTCGGGCAGTGGATGCGGATGATCTCCGGGTGGTTTCCGCCCTGTTGCAGGACGCGATCATCTCCATCGCTGATCTGGCCTTTCTGCCCGAAGACCGGATGTTCGTCCTGATGGCCAGCCGGTACCAGTGGGAAGGCCCGGCGCCCGATGGCGGCCCCACGCCCGATGAAGGCGGGGAGGGGCCGACGCGCATCCGCTGCGCCGTTCGTTTCACGGGTGTTGAGAAGGTGAGACGGCGCGGGGTGGACCTGACCCGGCGCGGACAATTCCTGTCGCTGCTCGCCCTGGAGCCGTTGGAGGGAGCGCTGCTGCTGCGCCTGTCAGGTGACGCCGACATCCGGCTGGAGGGTGGCGCCATCGAATGCCGGATCGAGGACCAGGGCGAGCCTTGGCCTGCCTCCCGCCGTCCGGACCACCCCGTCGCCTGA
- the fsa gene encoding fructose-6-phosphate aldolase — protein MKFFVDTADLAEIRDLADTGLLDGVTTNPSLVAKAGRNFVELIAEICDVVEGPVSAEVAATDFDTMLKEGRYLAQIAPNVAVKVPLTPAGLKVCRTLANEGTMVNVTLCFSAAQAILAAKAGAAFISPFVGRLDDIGQNGLNLIQEIVEIYSNYSAFTTEVLVASVRNPIHVVESARMGAHVATMPPSVIRQLGNHVLTDKGLATFVSDWAKTGQSILDQPLPKRG, from the coding sequence ATGAAGTTCTTCGTCGATACCGCCGACCTCGCCGAAATCCGCGATCTGGCCGATACCGGCCTGCTGGATGGCGTCACCACCAACCCGTCGCTGGTCGCCAAGGCCGGTCGCAACTTCGTGGAACTGATCGCCGAGATCTGCGACGTCGTTGAAGGCCCGGTCAGTGCCGAAGTGGCCGCCACCGATTTCGACACGATGCTGAAGGAAGGCCGCTATCTGGCTCAGATCGCCCCGAACGTGGCCGTCAAGGTGCCGCTGACCCCGGCCGGCCTGAAGGTCTGCCGCACGCTGGCCAATGAAGGCACCATGGTCAATGTGACCCTGTGCTTCTCCGCCGCACAGGCCATCCTGGCCGCCAAGGCCGGCGCCGCCTTCATCTCCCCCTTCGTGGGTCGTCTGGATGATATCGGCCAGAACGGCCTGAACCTGATCCAGGAAATCGTCGAGATCTATTCCAACTACTCGGCCTTCACCACGGAAGTGCTGGTCGCGTCGGTGCGCAACCCGATCCATGTCGTGGAATCGGCGCGCATGGGCGCCCATGTCGCCACCATGCCGCCCAGCGTCATCCGTCAGTTGGGCAATCATGTGCTGACCGACAAGGGTCTGGCCACGTTCGTGTCCGACTGGGCCAAGACCGGCCAGTCCATCCTGGACCAGCCCCTGCCCAAGCGCGGCTGA
- a CDS encoding tyrosine recombinase XerC has translation MVSVSLGFAAQADLQEAITRWQRWLSTEKGASPATIRAYNTDLAEFLAFMAEYRERKPGLNDLGNISLTELRAWLSARAMDGAKAVTRARGISGVRNLFKWLDRHGIVHNPHIGALKAPKLKSSLPRPLHEKDMGALLDEAASLPDAPWIGLRDRALFTLLYGCGLRISEALALNRNDLPPGAATVRVLGKGSKERQVPVLPAVNEAVATYLEACPWRGSEAIFVGSRGDRLNASVARKQMQALRGALQLPDSATPHALRHSFATHLLGGGADLRAIQDLLGHASLSTTQRYTDVDTEKLLAVYAKAHPRA, from the coding sequence ATGGTAAGCGTCAGCCTGGGCTTTGCGGCGCAGGCCGACCTGCAGGAGGCCATCACGCGGTGGCAGCGGTGGCTGAGCACGGAGAAGGGCGCCAGCCCTGCGACCATCCGCGCCTATAATACCGACCTTGCCGAATTTCTGGCCTTTATGGCCGAGTATCGGGAACGCAAGCCGGGCCTGAATGACCTGGGCAACATCTCCCTGACGGAGCTCCGTGCCTGGCTATCGGCCCGCGCCATGGACGGGGCGAAGGCCGTCACACGGGCGCGCGGCATCTCCGGCGTACGCAATCTTTTCAAATGGCTGGACCGTCACGGCATCGTCCATAATCCCCATATTGGGGCGCTGAAGGCCCCCAAACTGAAATCATCGCTGCCCCGTCCGCTGCATGAGAAAGATATGGGGGCCTTGCTGGATGAGGCGGCCAGCCTGCCCGATGCTCCCTGGATCGGATTACGCGACCGGGCGCTATTCACGCTGCTTTATGGCTGTGGCCTGCGTATTTCCGAGGCACTGGCGCTTAACCGCAACGACCTGCCGCCGGGGGCGGCCACAGTGCGCGTGCTGGGCAAGGGATCGAAGGAACGGCAGGTGCCGGTGTTGCCGGCGGTGAATGAGGCCGTCGCAACCTATCTGGAGGCCTGCCCCTGGCGGGGAAGCGAGGCGATTTTTGTGGGCAGCCGGGGCGACCGACTGAACGCGTCTGTGGCGCGCAAGCAGATGCAGGCCCTGCGCGGTGCCCTGCAACTGCCCGACAGCGCCACGCCGCATGCACTGCGCCACAGTTTCGCGACCCATCTTCTGGGCGGTGGCGCCGACCTGCGCGCCATCCAGGACCTGTTGGGCCATGCCAGCCTGTCCACCACCCAGCGCTATACCGATGTCGATACGGAGAAATTGCTGGCTGTTTATGCGAAGGCACACCCCCGTGCCTAA
- a CDS encoding ABC transporter ATP-binding protein, translating into MLKLVDLVKAYRTEEVETTALNSVNIHVRDGEFVAIMGPSGCGKSSLLNIVGMLDTPSSGQYWFNGEEVSKYGERKLADIRKKNIGFIFQSFNLIDELTVFENVELALLYHDIPARERKERVKAALEKVNIGHRESHLPQQLSGGQQQRVAIARAVVAKPKMLLADEPTGNLDSANGDEVMRMLTDLNAEGTTIVMVTHSMPHAQYATRIINLFDGQVVAENLRAA; encoded by the coding sequence ATGTTGAAGCTGGTCGATCTGGTCAAGGCCTACCGCACCGAGGAAGTGGAAACCACGGCGCTGAATTCGGTGAACATCCATGTTCGTGACGGCGAGTTTGTCGCCATCATGGGTCCGTCGGGCTGCGGCAAGTCCTCGCTGCTGAACATTGTCGGCATGCTGGATACGCCCAGCAGCGGCCAGTACTGGTTCAATGGCGAGGAAGTGTCGAAGTACGGGGAGCGCAAGCTGGCCGATATCCGCAAGAAGAATATCGGTTTCATCTTCCAGAGCTTTAACCTGATCGACGAGCTGACGGTGTTCGAGAATGTCGAACTCGCCCTGCTCTATCACGACATCCCGGCGCGTGAACGCAAGGAACGCGTGAAGGCCGCCCTGGAGAAGGTGAATATCGGCCATCGCGAAAGCCACCTGCCGCAGCAGCTGTCCGGTGGTCAGCAGCAGCGTGTGGCCATCGCCCGCGCCGTCGTCGCCAAGCCCAAGATGCTGCTGGCGGACGAACCGACCGGTAACCTGGACAGCGCCAATGGCGACGAGGTCATGCGCATGCTGACCGACCTGAATGCCGAAGGCACGACCATCGTTATGGTCACCCACTCCATGCCGCACGCCCAGTATGCGACGCGCATCATCAACCTGTTCGACGGACAGGTCGTGGCCGAGAACCTGCGCGCGGCCTGA
- a CDS encoding GNAT family N-acetyltransferase, with protein sequence MTVFRPLLPAEAARYTAHLLRLSASDRRARFMGGLCDDAVRAHVGRIDWSQSIILAAIVGGEVRGAVELRLAGARAELAITIETDWQNQGLGGMLVRRAFTMARNRSVRGIELYCLGDNHRMLRIAGRLAALVSFDGGEVHCDFQLAPADAFSLGLEAMDRGGSALTMMLEPAGLPRAA encoded by the coding sequence ATGACCGTGTTCCGCCCCCTGCTGCCCGCCGAGGCTGCCCGTTACACCGCCCATCTGCTGCGCCTGTCCGCATCCGACCGCCGCGCCCGTTTCATGGGCGGTCTTTGTGATGATGCTGTGCGCGCGCATGTGGGCCGGATTGACTGGAGCCAGTCCATCATTCTGGCGGCCATCGTCGGTGGCGAGGTTCGGGGCGCTGTGGAGCTGCGTCTGGCGGGTGCCCGCGCCGAGTTGGCGATCACCATTGAAACGGACTGGCAGAACCAGGGTCTGGGCGGCATGCTGGTCCGCCGTGCCTTCACCATGGCCCGCAACCGGTCTGTCCGGGGGATTGAGCTTTACTGCCTGGGCGATAATCACCGCATGCTGCGCATCGCGGGCCGTCTCGCGGCCCTGGTCAGCTTTGATGGCGGGGAGGTGCATTGCGACTTCCAACTGGCACCCGCCGACGCCTTCTCCCTGGGGCTGGAGGCGATGGATCGGGGCGGGTCGGCGCTGACCATGATGCTGGAACCGGCGGGATTGCCGCGCGCCGCTTGA
- a CDS encoding ABC transporter permease, producing the protein MLKNYLMVALRNLLKHKLYSAINVTGLAVGLATCVLILLFVRNETSYDRFFTDNDRIYQVAFRAQLPGRQVDHFAASMLPLAAAMKEGLPEVEMTARVIQNSVVIKQGGESFSETARAVDPDFFRIFDFTFLRGDRMAALDDPNSIVLTESMARKYFKDQDPLGQTLDIDGSAPAKVTGVIPDMPSNTHFDLDIIRPYAAVAQAMRGIETNWGAVCCETYVRLKPGVDGKALSDRMPAWFKNTAPTLNSPTGNVVLGEIFTPRLRNLKDIHTDPVMTSMRPATSYAEIITFAAVAALVLAIASINFMNLATARATQRAREVSVRKVVGASRSQIIMQFIGESLLLTVIGLVLSIALVELALPAYSAFLDKKLSFNLFTDPLLGPALLGLALVVGVAGGAYPAFFLSGFNPARVLKGASSGVGGGSGRLRMALVVVQFAISISLMVATSVVYGQLLYAQNKNLGFEKENTLVLRGFPRSVDQARQQTLVEALAKLDGVVAAAGSSSTPGDGSENNTNVRLPGANPDQMLVLRQGGVDWDFVKALGLQLVAGREFDRNRPADQLPPLADPAQVPAGDTAARTYAGSVMINEAAVKRLGFASNEDAIGKQFEVGADDDGTNKLTIIGVVADFHFRSVHDPIPPALFVINRDRFSDVLVRLKPGNVQKTLVEIERVWRDMFPNRPLNREFLDDRIQAQYVREAKTSQMFAAFSGLAILIACLGLFGLASFTAERRTKEIGLRKVLGASVMDIVRLLVWQFSKPVLVANLIAWPVAWYFMDQWLNGFSFRIDLNPLLFVSAGAVALLIAWATVGLHAARVAQAKPVTALRYE; encoded by the coding sequence ATGTTGAAGAACTATCTGATGGTTGCCCTGCGCAACCTGCTGAAACACAAGCTTTATTCGGCGATCAACGTCACGGGTCTGGCCGTGGGTCTGGCGACCTGCGTCCTGATCCTGCTATTCGTGCGCAACGAGACGTCCTACGATCGCTTCTTCACCGACAATGACCGCATCTATCAGGTGGCGTTCCGGGCCCAGTTGCCGGGCCGTCAGGTGGATCATTTCGCTGCCTCCATGCTGCCCCTGGCCGCCGCCATGAAGGAAGGGTTGCCGGAAGTGGAGATGACGGCCCGGGTGATCCAGAACAGCGTCGTCATCAAGCAGGGCGGCGAAAGCTTCTCTGAAACCGCCCGCGCCGTGGACCCCGACTTTTTCCGGATTTTCGACTTCACCTTCCTGCGCGGCGACCGCATGGCGGCCCTGGACGATCCCAACAGCATCGTCCTGACCGAAAGCATGGCGCGCAAATATTTCAAGGATCAGGACCCGCTGGGCCAGACCCTGGATATTGACGGTTCGGCCCCGGCCAAGGTGACGGGCGTCATCCCCGACATGCCGTCCAACACGCATTTCGATCTGGACATCATCCGCCCCTATGCGGCGGTGGCCCAGGCCATGCGTGGTATCGAGACCAACTGGGGTGCCGTCTGCTGCGAAACCTATGTCCGCCTGAAGCCCGGTGTGGATGGCAAGGCGCTGAGCGACCGGATGCCCGCCTGGTTCAAGAATACGGCCCCGACGCTGAATTCCCCCACCGGCAATGTCGTGCTGGGTGAGATCTTCACGCCGCGCCTGCGCAATCTGAAGGACATCCATACCGACCCGGTGATGACCTCTATGCGTCCGGCCACGTCTTATGCGGAGATCATCACCTTCGCGGCGGTGGCGGCCCTGGTCCTGGCCATTGCCTCGATCAACTTCATGAACCTGGCCACGGCGCGGGCCACCCAGCGCGCCCGCGAGGTCAGCGTACGCAAGGTGGTGGGGGCGTCCCGCAGCCAGATCATCATGCAGTTCATCGGTGAATCGCTGCTGTTGACCGTGATCGGTCTGGTTCTGTCCATCGCCTTGGTCGAACTGGCCCTGCCGGCCTATTCCGCCTTCCTGGACAAAAAGCTGAGCTTCAACCTGTTCACCGATCCGCTGCTGGGTCCGGCCCTGCTGGGGCTGGCGCTGGTGGTGGGTGTCGCGGGCGGTGCCTATCCGGCCTTCTTCCTGTCGGGTTTCAATCCGGCCCGCGTGCTGAAGGGCGCATCGTCCGGTGTCGGCGGTGGTTCGGGCCGGCTGCGCATGGCGCTGGTGGTGGTGCAGTTCGCCATCTCCATCTCCCTGATGGTCGCCACCTCCGTGGTCTATGGTCAGCTTCTCTATGCCCAGAACAAGAATCTGGGGTTCGAGAAGGAAAACACCCTGGTCCTGCGCGGCTTCCCGCGTTCCGTCGATCAGGCCCGTCAGCAGACGCTGGTAGAGGCGCTGGCCAAGCTGGATGGGGTTGTCGCAGCGGCCGGCAGCAGCAGCACCCCCGGCGATGGCAGTGAGAACAACACCAATGTCCGCCTGCCGGGCGCCAACCCGGATCAGATGCTGGTCCTGCGTCAGGGTGGTGTTGATTGGGACTTCGTGAAGGCGCTGGGCCTGCAACTGGTGGCTGGTCGTGAATTCGACCGCAACCGCCCCGCTGACCAGTTGCCGCCCCTGGCTGACCCGGCACAGGTGCCGGCTGGTGACACGGCGGCCCGCACCTATGCCGGCTCTGTCATGATCAATGAGGCTGCCGTAAAGCGTCTGGGCTTCGCCAGCAACGAGGATGCCATCGGCAAGCAGTTTGAGGTCGGGGCCGATGATGATGGCACGAACAAGCTGACCATCATCGGTGTCGTGGCGGATTTCCACTTCCGTTCCGTCCATGACCCGATCCCGCCGGCCCTGTTCGTCATCAACCGCGACCGTTTCTCCGACGTGCTGGTCCGTCTGAAGCCCGGCAACGTGCAGAAGACCCTGGTGGAGATCGAGCGGGTGTGGCGCGACATGTTCCCGAACCGTCCGCTGAACCGCGAATTCCTGGATGACCGTATCCAGGCCCAGTATGTGCGGGAGGCCAAGACCTCGCAGATGTTCGCCGCCTTCTCGGGTCTCGCCATCCTGATCGCCTGCTTGGGCCTGTTCGGTCTGGCCAGCTTCACGGCCGAACGCCGGACCAAGGAGATCGGCCTGCGCAAGGTGCTGGGCGCCAGCGTGATGGACATTGTCCGCCTGCTGGTCTGGCAGTTCTCCAAGCCGGTTCTGGTGGCAAACCTGATTGCCTGGCCCGTGGCCTGGTACTTCATGGATCAGTGGCTGAATGGCTTCAGCTTCCGCATCGACCTGAACCCGCTGCTGTTTGTGTCGGCCGGTGCGGTGGCGCTGCTGATCGCGTGGGCCACCGTCGGCCTGCACGCGGCCCGCGTGGCCCAGGCCAAGCCGGTGACGGCGCTGCGATACGAGTGA
- a CDS encoding DUF484 family protein: MTTGPGQITTNPMDELTAEDVAAFLMDHPDFLARRPDLLRHLLAPTGPDMGQGIVDIRERILEKLRGEVGRLSDQQQLLVDTTRANMMNLRRVHAAVLHLLSCRGLEAMVQAITGDLAVLLDLDGAALVVEQPEGPIATIGPAGLGMAHHGTINRVMGRADVALQSDILGSVEVWGHQAGLIRSQALVRLRLGDGEEAASALLAFGSAEPETFHPGQATDLLLFLSGVVERVIAAYLDPAW; encoded by the coding sequence ATGACCACCGGACCCGGACAGATCACCACCAACCCGATGGATGAACTGACGGCCGAGGATGTGGCGGCCTTTCTGATGGACCATCCTGATTTTCTGGCGCGGCGGCCCGACCTGCTGCGCCATCTCCTGGCCCCCACCGGCCCCGATATGGGCCAGGGTATCGTCGATATCCGCGAACGCATCCTGGAAAAACTGCGCGGTGAGGTGGGGCGCCTGTCGGATCAGCAGCAATTGCTGGTCGACACGACCCGCGCCAACATGATGAATTTGCGGCGCGTTCATGCCGCCGTCCTGCATCTTCTGTCCTGCCGGGGACTGGAGGCGATGGTGCAGGCCATCACCGGCGATCTGGCGGTCCTGCTGGATCTGGATGGAGCGGCCCTGGTGGTGGAACAGCCCGAAGGCCCCATCGCCACCATCGGCCCCGCCGGCCTGGGCATGGCCCATCATGGCACCATCAACCGCGTCATGGGCCGGGCCGATGTGGCCCTACAATCGGATATTCTGGGTTCCGTCGAGGTCTGGGGCCATCAGGCGGGCCTGATCCGCAGCCAGGCGCTGGTCCGCCTGCGCTTGGGCGACGGGGAAGAAGCCGCGTCCGCCCTGCTGGCCTTTGGTTCCGCCGAACCCGAGACGTTCCACCCTGGGCAGGCGACGGACCTGCTGCTGTTTCTGTCGGGCGTGGTGGAAAGGGTCATCGCCGCCTATCTGGACCCGGCATGGTAA